One Ornithodoros turicata isolate Travis unplaced genomic scaffold, ASM3712646v1 Chromosome15, whole genome shotgun sequence DNA window includes the following coding sequences:
- the LOC135372451 gene encoding putative nuclease HARBI1: MVQYMGSFAALMALSCLSGVLHTSPVSRFPSKIHDGRVLTLSNIPKCLPSLCDGGRNHTLGDAACREYLITPYKDYGNPTEVQSTFNTKLSATQVLIEKTFGILKQTLRQLKDVEFFSPERMCQLIMSCCVVHNLYIDADDLMEESLQESQEDLEPGDGDMGEEQTALHTLGELTHQWLVNMEAQ, from the exons ATGGTACAGTACATGGGATCATTTGCTGCACTGATGGCACTTTCATGCCTATCCGGTGTCCTGCACACAAGCCCTGTGTCAC GCTTTCCAAGCAAGATCCATGATGGGAGAGTCCTCACATTGTCCAATATACCAAAATGTCTGCCTTCTTTGTGCGATGGTGGCAGGAACCACACTCTTGGTGACGCTGCTTGCCGGGAATACCTTATAACTCCATATAAGGACTATGGAAACCCGACAGAAGTGCAGTCGACATTTAACACGAAGCTGAGTGCCACACAAGTGCTCATTGAGAAGACCTTTGGCATTCTAAAGCAAACATTGCGGCAGCTAAAGGATGTAGAATTTTTTTCCCCGGAGAGGATGTGTCAGTTGATCATGTCATGCTGCGTTGTGCACAATTTGTACATCGATGCTGATGATCTCATGGAGGAGAGTCTCCAGGAGAGCCAAGAAGACCTGGAACCTGGAGATGGCGACATGGGGGAGGAACAAACTGCACTGCACACCCTCGGCGAGTTGACGCATCAGTGGCTCGTCAACATGGAAGCACAATAA